GCATCAACGGCGCCCCAATCCCGTGGTGGTGGGCGACATCAAGCCCAACAACATCATGCGCACCTATGAGGGGAAGCTCAAGCTCATCGACTTCGGCATTGCGCGGTACGCCGATGCCGCCGTGAAGGCAGACGGGCATACCTTCGTCACGCCGGGCTTCTCGCCGCCCGAGCAGTACCGGAAGGTGGGTCTCGACCGCAAGGCCGACATCTACGCCCTGGGCGCGACGCTGTACTATCTTCTCACCGCGGCCAACCTCGACCGCTTTCGCTTCCAGGTGCCGCCATTGAGAGATCTCGCTCCCACCTGCACGCGTCAGTTCGAGGAGGCGCTCGAGCGGTGCCTTCAGAACGAGGCGAGCGCGCGCTATGCGTCGGTCGACCAGCTGAAGGAAGACCTGCGCAAGGCGCAGGATGTCGACCGGCGACGAGACAACAACGTGAACAAGCAGGCCAAGGACATCCTGGCCTCGCTCTACCGCTCGAAGAAGGATCGGCGCGACCTCTGAGGGGGCGCGCCCAACGTGGCCAAAGGAGAACCAGTCATGGAGTGCATCAAGTGCGGACAAGCCAACGACGCAGCTGAGACCTGCGGGGGTTGCGGCCTCGTGCTGTCGACCATCGAGCGCACCGAGAGCGGCGAGGCCCACCCGGTCTACGACCGCTACCTGGTGTTCCGCAACGCCGTGCATGGGGCGCTGGAAGGCCGCATCCCACAGTCGGACTTCAAGCGCTTCCTCGATGAGGAGTCGTTCAAGATGGCGCAGCGCGAGCAGGAGATCCGCCAGCTCGAGATCCCCCCGGATGCGCTCGAGGACTTCCGTGAGGAGCTCGAGGTGGGCTTCGAGGGCATCGAGCTGTACAACAAGGCGCTCTTCCACTTCCGCCAGTACTCCACCAGCGGCGACGTGACGTTCGCGCGCGGGGGCCTCGACCTGGCCTGGGCGGGCAACCAGAAGATCAACGAGGCGCGTCGCCTCAATCGCAAGAACCGCGCCGCGGAGCCGGACGCCGAGGGCGCAGCCACTTAACGATGCGTTAACAACCGGGCAACCTCAAGCGGGGATCTCTCGTGTTACGCTCTCCATGTCG
The genomic region above belongs to Pseudomonadota bacterium and contains:
- a CDS encoding serine/threonine protein kinase — translated: MEGLPNGFVLREQFRVLSTIGRGATSHVYLAKDQRYGHLCAIKAIVVETAAPNDPFATTDTILSEARLLTSLSHSGLPKVYDFFFLNNLYYLVMEWVAGQTLLQVLIDKGAPCAEAEVLAWGIELCDILSYLHQRRPNPVVVGDIKPNNIMRTYEGKLKLIDFGIARYADAAVKADGHTFVTPGFSPPEQYRKVGLDRKADIYALGATLYYLLTAANLDRFRFQVPPLRDLAPTCTRQFEEALERCLQNEASARYASVDQLKEDLRKAQDVDRRRDNNVNKQAKDILASLYRSKKDRRDL